ACATCAACGCCGAACTCCCCGCCGGCCGGGACAACTTCACCTACGCCCACGAGATCGGCCACATCGTCTTGGGACATCACAAGGAATTCCACATCGACAACCTCACGGAGCACGAAAATTGGCTTTTAAACCGCGAAGCGAACGTTTTCGCCGCAAACCTCCTGATGCCGGAAGAATGGGTGCGGTCTCAAATCCAAAAGGATTATCTCGCCTTGCCCGAGATCGGTCAATTGAAAGAACTGTTTCGGGTCTCCTGGGAGGCGATGATCAACCGCCTGGACGAGCTCTGCATCCAGTCGAAAGTTCTCACCTACCAGATGTTCGCAAAGCGAAGGCCGGCGGAAGATTTGCATGTTGAGGAAAGTGAGAACGACGTGAACGGCAGGGATCCGAAAGTGAAAATCAGCGACATTTTCCGTTTCCTCGTCTGCCCGCGGTGCGGGAACAACAGCTTCTCGCGAGACGCTCTATTCTGCAGGAACTGCGGAATGTATCTGTACAATGACTGTACAAGCCTGGACTGCGGGAGGCATAACGTTCCCGGTGCCAGGTACTGCGAATACTGCGGAGCCGAAACCGCCCTGCTGCGGTCGGGGTTTTTCGAAGCTTACGAGTCCGCCCGGAGGGAAATCGCCTCCGGCCGGAGAGAAGCTGCAGCGGGTTCAGATCTGCCGGAGCCGGACATGATAAAAAGCAAAGCCGCCAGAGAAGGCGGTTTTGATGCTTATTAGGGTTTTCGACAAAATACGACTTAATTTGTCATCGATCATATGGCGGAGTGGTGATTCTCAGGAGCGTTATGATCATTAACGGCTTTTTAAAATAAGCGAGCGGTCGACAATTCGCCTTTGAAATGATATCATTTCTGTAGAAAATGAAAGGAGCGAATAATAGGCCGTGCCCAAAGTTATCGACTTATTCGCAGGCGCCGGGGGACTAAGCTTAGGCGCCATTCGAGCGGGATTCCGTGTTATCGGCGCCTTAGAACTCGATTCAATAGCTATAAGCACGCATAAGCTAAATTTTCCGAATACGAGACATCTGCAACTTGACATTTCGAAACTTTCAGGCAGAGATGTCCTCAATTACTTTAAAGTTAAGAAGGGCGAACTGTCAGGCATTATAGGCGGACCCCCGTGCCAGGGCTTCAGTTCAATAGGGAGGCAAAAAGCTGATGACCCGAGAAATTTATTGTTTATTCACTTTTTTCGCTTAGTTAAAGAAATGAGTCCTAGCTTTTTTGTTGTCGAAAACGTTCCCGGAATCATGAACGCCAAGTTCACTGCAATAAGAGAAGAGGCATACAGTCTAATCGCAGGGAAATATAAAAAACTACCCCCTATGGTTATTAATACGCTCGACTATGGATTACCGACCTCAAGATCTAGAGTCATATTCATCGGGTATAAAAAAGGGAAAGTGGACCGATTAGAAGCGAAAGTATTCAAACCAAGCGGCGGCGTCAAGCCTCATTACGTTCAAGACGCCCTCGAGGGATTACCCGTGCAATTAGATTGCTTTGAACATCCGAAAAACGGTTCCAAGTACTGGTGTAAAATCGATAAACCTACACCCGGTAGTTATGCCGATATGATTTCCGTCAGTTGCCCCGAAGCCGGAAACGAAGAGGCTGTGTTTAGATATTTCGAACATTCCGAGGTAACAGGTATGATCGGGACAAAACATTCCCCGGAAGTTATCAGGCGCTATGAAAGTATACCGCCGGGGGGAAAGGATTTTATCTCAAAATCCTACAGGTTACAGATGGACGGTTTCTGCCCGACGCTACGTGCGGGTACGGATAGAGAACACGGGTCATTTCAGGCTGTTCGACCTTTACACCCGATTGAAGCTCGTGTTATAACCCCCCGGGAGGCAGCGCGGCTACAGGGTTTCCCCGATTGGTTTCTTTTCCATAATACCAAATGGCATAGTTTTCGACAAATCGGTAACAGTGTCAGCCCTATATTAGCCGAGTATATTCTGCGATCAATCCGAGAGAAACTTAAATAGAGACTAATTAAAATTCTGTTTTGGAAGGGGTGTTCACTTTATGGACGAAGGATCCAAAACAGTCAAAGCATATCCGACGAAGGCATTTTTCGTTAAGATGCTTACAAGAGATATTCCATTGGAAGACGCTATCTTGGACTTATTAGACAACTGCGTCGACGGAATCCTTAGAACCAAATGGAGTAATGGCATACCGCAAGGCATAGAGAATCCGTATGAGGGATATTACGCCGAAATTACCCTGGATAAATCAAAGTTCACCATAGTAGACAACTGCGGCGGAATCCCAAGAAATATCGCCGAAGATTACGCGTTTCGAATGGGTAAAACCAATTTTCAGGATGAAAATTTGCCGACGGTTGGCGTTTATGGAATAGGGATGAAACGAGCCCTGTTTAAAATGGGGAGAAATAGCGAAATTCTATCGAAAACGGATACGGACTGTTTCAAAGTAAAAATAGATTCGGAGTGGTTGGAAAATGATGGTGAATGGGAACTGCCTCTAGAAGAGCTTGAATCGTGCGAACTTTCGGAAACCGGGACATCGATAAGCGTTACAAGCCTATATGAGCCGATCTCAGCTTGGTTTGACAATAAAGCTAATGTTGAAAAACTTAGAGAGATAATTCAGCATCATTATAGCATTATTATTTCCAAAGGATTTCGTGTTACAGTTAACGAAGTATCCATACATCCAGTTTCAACAATGCTTCTTGCCGATGCGGATTTTGATAAAGAAGCACTAGCGCCATATGTATATACGGCCAATATTGACGGAGTGGATGTCCTTCTGGAAGTAGGGTTCTATAGAGATAGGCCCGATATTGAAGAAGTAGAAGCAGAACAGAAATCGAGAAGATCCAAAGAAAACGCCGGATGGACAATCGTGTGTAATGATAGAGTCGTTGTTCACAAAGATAAGACGAGGCTTACCGGTTGGGGGGAGTATAACGTTCCCCACTACCATAGTCAATTTATCGCTATTGCCGGCTTTGTGATTTTCCAGACTAACCACGCGGAAAAATTACCGGTAAATACCACGAAGAGAGGTTTAGACGCATCTTCGTTGCTTTATCTTCATGTTAAAGAACATATGAGACGAGGTCTTAAATTATTTACAGATTACACAAATACATGGAAAAAAGATCGTGTCAAGGAACGAGAGGTAACATCTAAAGCGATTCCTAAGGACTTATTTGAGATCAAAGAAGATATACCGAAGGACAAATGGAAGGAAGTCCCCGGTAGTAAGTATGCTGAAAAGGTTTTTAAACCAATATTGCCTAGGCCCCAGATAAAAAATCCGAGAAAACATATAGCCTTTTCAAGACCGGAAACAGAAATCCGAGCCGTATCAGAATTTCTATTTGGCGATCCCGGCATGCCGGCTGCAACGGTCGGCGAAGCATGCTTCGAGAGAGTTCTAAACGAAATTAAGTAACGGAGGATGTTGTTTGGAGGATATTGATTATGAGCGGAGGCTGGCTACCTTATCATCTACGTAGGAATAAGGCTATAGATAGGGCGATCTTTATCGAATTCCTTTCTAGACTGAACGCCATAAGACCTATAAATAGCTACGGATACATCGGATTTGGAGCTGTTCGGATGGAGGATTTCAAACTTGTCCACTCTCTTTTCGATATTAAAAATATGATATGTATCGAAAAGGACGAGGCTGTTCATTCTCGTCAGAAATTCAATGCGCCATTTAACTGTATCAAACTGGAACTAATATCTTCAGGAGATTTTATTACGAACTTTGTTTCTGACATGAACTACATAATTTGGCTTGATTATTCAAGTCCGAAGGAAATCGGTCAGCAGATCAACGAAATACGGGAACTCCTACCTAAATTGAGGGAATATGACGTTCTAAAAGTGACTCTTAATGCTAACCCCTATACCTTATGCAAAGAGTGGAAATATAAAGGGGATATTAAAGCATTGCATGAAAAAAGGTTAAACAAACTAATTGAAAGATTAAATATCGACTATTTTCCACAAGAAGTTGACCCGTTTATGATGAACGAAAAGGGTTACCCGCGCGTCCTACTGAATATACTCGAACTTACATGCCTTGACGGACTCGCGTATACGGAACATCGATTTCAACCTGTTTTATCATTCGTTTATAAGGACGCGGCGCACCAAATGCTAACCTTGACCGGGATTGTCGTAAGGAGGAAGATATCCCAGGAAGAGTGTTTATCGCAACTGAATCTTAATAACTGGAGCTTTGCTAATCTATCCTGGAACGAATATCGGATCATTGACATTCCCGATCTCACATTAAAAGAGCGGCTCCTGATTGACTCTTTATTGCCGTGTGAGGATTTGGATGAGGTTCTTAAGAACGTACCGGTACAGTTCAATGAAATCGAAGAGAAATCGCTTGAACAAATACGTAACTACATCAAATACTATAGGCACTACCCTTTCTTTTCAAAAATATCAATATGAGAACGAATAAATCCCTCATTTCTTGATAAATTCGGAGGTATTTTGTTTTGACAGACGTATTTGATGCGGCAAAGAGATCGGAAATAATGTCAAAAATTCATTCGAAAAACACTAAACCGGAAATAGCCCTGCGTAAAGCACTTTATCATGCAGGTTTAAGAGGGTACCGGATATATTATAAACTCCCGGGTAAACCCGATATGGCTTATATAAAAGCTAAAGTAGCTATATTCGTCGACGGATGTTTCTGGCACGGATGTCCCGTGTGCAATAGGTATAGGACTAATGAAAAAGACGAGTTTTGGCGAAATAAAATCGCCAGAAACAAGGAACGAGACAAACAGATTGACGCAAAGCTTACTGAATTAGGGTGGACTGTTATTCGAATCTGGGAGCACGACATTAAAAAGCACCTTGAAGACTGTGTTAGAAGGATTAGGAAAGCAGTCGAGGATAAACTATATCGTCGAAACGAAAATCATAATGATACAAGTTTTAAATAGGGGCTGCTTAACAGATTCCCGGATTTCACAACTGCTCTCAGACAATTCATAAACAGGCCAATTTTGCGCCAAAAACGCCTCCCAGATGGCGCAGAGAAAAGGGCAATGAAGAAGCCGGAGCCGGTGTTCCATTGTGGAATCTGAGTAGATGCTTGGTTTCTCTTGTAAGTAACCAAAATGGAATATTCTTACGAAAAACAATACTTCATCTTCATAGGCAAAATTAAAGGCCAGGGAAAACCCCGGCCTCCTCCCTAAAATTAAACCGAAACTACTACCCCGGCCCGCATCTCGAAACCGGCCTCGGAGAGCCTCTGCCGGAGCCTGGCTCCCTCCTCCTCCGTCCTGTGGGCGTAGTCTTCCGGGAGCTGGCGGGTGACGATGTCTTCGAGGACGGAGCCGAAGTCCCTCTCGAAGCGCAGCAGAACCTTTTCTGGCCCTCCGACGTGGACGCGCCTCATGCCCACGGCCGTGGCAAAGAACCAGGTGCGATGGGTGCGGAGGCCGCTGGTGCTTCTCGTCTCGGTCTCAAAGGCGGTCCAAACGCGCTCAACTCCGGCCTCGCGGGCCTCGGCAATAAAGCTCTCGACGTCGGGTAGCTGCAGAATCATACTCTCTCCTCCTTTTCAGGAAATCTCGGAGCCGGGGTCTCTCCAGGCTATGTTTCTGTAGCTTGTAAGCACCACTCCGGGCAATCAAGCCACACTCGGACGGCACCCTTCCCGTACATTTTCTCCAGCTTCTTGATTTCGCCTTTGGTACGCCGATAGCGGTACCCCGCAAACTCGCCCAGGAAGTAGGCGGCCCAAACAGGCTGCCCCCAGACATCTTTCCCGGCGGGCGTGTACCGCCAAATGCCGTTGTTGTAGACTCTCACGCAGCCGCACCCCTTTCCTGCCGGTCCTGTGCCTCCCAGACTCGCCTCAAGCATTCTTCCACGTCCGAAAGGACCCGGAAGACCGCCCTCAGCGCCTGCTGGGGGTCCTGGCTTGAGTACGCCTTCACGTACTCCCAGGCGTGGTAGTGGTATCCCTGCACCCCAAAGAACTCGCACATGGTAGCCGCGAACACCTCAGCCACGATCTCCTGCTCGGGCACCTGGCTGCCCTGGAGCTCACGGAAGGAGTGGTGGACGGCGTGGCCGAGCTCGTGAAACCAGGTCTTCACGTCGTGGGTGTGGAGCTCAATCCTCTTTTTGCCCCGCCAGGTATAGAAGCCGTAGCTCCCGTCCCCGTTGGCGGGGGTGTAGCGAACCTCCTCCACCCCGAACGCCTTCGCCGCGTCCTGAAGCGGCGGCGGCTTGGGCGGACGGTAGTCCGGCTCCGGCAGGGGATCCCCTTCGGTATCCTCGTACCGGAATACCGGGACATCCCGGAAGCCGATAATCACGGTGCGCTCTTCCTCGCACTCCTCCCCCGTTTCTTCGTCAATAACCTTCACGACCTTCTTCTTCGTAACCGGCGCAAAAATGTAGAACGCCTTTGCGCCTTTTTTGACGCGTCTCCCTACCTCTTGCCACTGTCGGAAGCCTCTAGCGTCTTCCGTCCCGGCGGCCCGCACCAGGAGCCGGTTGCCGAGGCTCCATTTGTCGCTCGGCCTCTCGACCTTCGCCGGGCGGATGAGCGTCCGGGCGACCGCGGCGGGGAGGTCTCCGGATTCGAACATTTTAAGAAGGCGGTTCAACGCCTCCTTCGCTCTCTCAATATTTTTCATACTCACAGGGCGGGCCCTCCGGCCCGCCCCATTCCCTCCTTTCGAGAAATGGTTTTGCGGGCCGGTTTGGCCCAATTTAATTTTTGATTTGAATTTCACCGCTCTCGATCAGTTGCCGGTAGATATTATGGGAACCATCAAAGGCAAAAATAATTTCTCCCAAACTATCGGTAAACGCTTTTGCCTGGCCCAAGTAAAGCAATCTCTCGCATGAAGCGGCTTTTTCCGCCTGTTTAAGTGTCGTGTTTATTTTCTTATTGATCTTCATGATTAAATTTTTCACTGTCTTTTCTAATTCTGCGTCCATCATTCAGGGGGCGGGCCCTCTCCGGCCCGCCCCATCCCTCCTCTCGGATAAATGGTTTGGGCCTTGGCCCGAAAATGCAGTTGACTGCTGTTCCCCTGCTTGGTATAATCTACTTAGTTAAAGGGGCGGGGAAGCCCCTTGGGAGTGTCCTTAATGGGAATTGCGGCGTCGCGAGCGCCGCTTTTCCATTTTTTCCAACATCCTGCTGAACGAAATCAACAGGAGATGAAAAGAAAGGATTAGCAACGCGCTGGCCACCAGCGTTTCCGCCATATGGATCACCTCCCTGTTGGGGGTGAGAACCCCGCCAACCTTTAACCTTTTACTTCAAGCTCCCGGAATACTCCCGTAATAAGTGGCACTTTTCGCAGTACCGCCCGCTTCGCTCCCGTAGAGCTCATCGAGGGGCACGGTGCGGTCGCAGTCGCCGCAGTAGTCGTACTCATCCTACGTCACTGGGCGCAGCGAAACAGCGTAAAGGCCCTTATCGAGGTGGCGGTACTTGGCTTCCACGGTCCTCCCGACAGAGGCTGCCAGCGTCTTGCCCGCACCGTTCTTGGCATAAAGGGCAACCTTCCCCTCCGGACCTTCGACGTATGCCCGGATGGTTCCGTCGCTCTTGCCGGGGCGGGCCTCCAGGACCTTGAAAACGCCGGTTTCCAAGTCATCCCCGCCGGAAGGGGCAGGTGTCTCCGGAGCTGCCGGTTTAGCCGGTGCTTCGGCGTGGCTGTCATGTTCGACAGTTTTGCCGGTGCCCTCGGCGTAGGCAGTCAAAACGGCCTCTGCGTCCTCCTTCAACCCGGCTCCCAGCAGGCTCGCCACCAGGTAAGCGACATTGCTGTCGCTCCGGTGGCGGCGCCCGACCTGCTCGATCTCGGCATCGAGCTCTTTAAGCTCGGCCCGGCGCAGGTCGGCCTCGGCCCGGGTAAAGGTATAACCCGGGTCGGCCGCCAGCCGGCGGGCGATCTCGGCCTGCCGCGCCTGCTCGTTCGGGAAGGCGGGCTTGCCGTCGCCGTTCTTTTCGGCGGCCACAGCACCGGCAACCTGAACCTCCCGGTCTTTCATGGAGTCCAGGCTTTTGTGCAGCGCGTCGGAGACTTCGGCGCGCCTTTTGACCAGCCCGCCACTCAAAGTTGGAATCTCTCCCAAACGCTTCGCAATGTCTACCAAAACCTCACGCATCTTAAACGGTACTTGCGGGCCCCCGGCGGCCCGCTTTCCCAACACCTCCTTAGAGATTTTTGGGATTTTGCGGGCCTGATTCCGGGAGGCCCAGAAATTACACTACTTCTTTCTCGAAACCCCAGTCCAAAAAGAGAGCGATACGCTCCTCCTCGTTCCACCACCGGCGCCCCGCGTGAGGTGGACAAGAAAGAGTTGAAATGTGGGATTACCACCAACCCGGTCATAAGCAAACCCATAATAAGAGGTTGCTTAATAACATAAAAAACCCGTCGAAGAGATACCTCTTTTACGGGTTTTCTCGCATAAGTTTAGGTTAATTACACTCAGCCACCGTGTCCGGTGGGTTGGTCCGGTTTGTCGCTTGCGTTATACTTGCGTAATAAGCAAGCCGGAGGACAATTTCTCGCGCCCCGGTGGGGCGACCTGCCGCATCTGCCGGGCGGCAGGAATGGGATCGCGCCCATTACGTTAAGGTTCCTCAGCGTCTGTTGGGCTGAGGATGCGTCTGCAACTGTTGGGCAGACATAAAACATGTGTAGAGGAGAACAATGCAATTAAAATATACCTCATTAACTATATTTTGTCAACGCCTCGCGCAAACTCTTTTTTCTTAGAGAGTC
This DNA window, taken from Bacillota bacterium, encodes the following:
- a CDS encoding ATP-binding protein; its protein translation is MDEGSKTVKAYPTKAFFVKMLTRDIPLEDAILDLLDNCVDGILRTKWSNGIPQGIENPYEGYYAEITLDKSKFTIVDNCGGIPRNIAEDYAFRMGKTNFQDENLPTVGVYGIGMKRALFKMGRNSEILSKTDTDCFKVKIDSEWLENDGEWELPLEELESCELSETGTSISVTSLYEPISAWFDNKANVEKLREIIQHHYSIIISKGFRVTVNEVSIHPVSTMLLADADFDKEALAPYVYTANIDGVDVLLEVGFYRDRPDIEEVEAEQKSRRSKENAGWTIVCNDRVVVHKDKTRLTGWGEYNVPHYHSQFIAIAGFVIFQTNHAEKLPVNTTKRGLDASSLLYLHVKEHMRRGLKLFTDYTNTWKKDRVKEREVTSKAIPKDLFEIKEDIPKDKWKEVPGSKYAEKVFKPILPRPQIKNPRKHIAFSRPETEIRAVSEFLFGDPGMPAATVGEACFERVLNEIK
- a CDS encoding very short patch repair endonuclease, which translates into the protein MTDVFDAAKRSEIMSKIHSKNTKPEIALRKALYHAGLRGYRIYYKLPGKPDMAYIKAKVAIFVDGCFWHGCPVCNRYRTNEKDEFWRNKIARNKERDKQIDAKLTELGWTVIRIWEHDIKKHLEDCVRRIRKAVEDKLYRRNENHNDTSFK
- a CDS encoding DNA cytosine methyltransferase, translating into MPKVIDLFAGAGGLSLGAIRAGFRVIGALELDSIAISTHKLNFPNTRHLQLDISKLSGRDVLNYFKVKKGELSGIIGGPPCQGFSSIGRQKADDPRNLLFIHFFRLVKEMSPSFFVVENVPGIMNAKFTAIREEAYSLIAGKYKKLPPMVINTLDYGLPTSRSRVIFIGYKKGKVDRLEAKVFKPSGGVKPHYVQDALEGLPVQLDCFEHPKNGSKYWCKIDKPTPGSYADMISVSCPEAGNEEAVFRYFEHSEVTGMIGTKHSPEVIRRYESIPPGGKDFISKSYRLQMDGFCPTLRAGTDREHGSFQAVRPLHPIEARVITPREAARLQGFPDWFLFHNTKWHSFRQIGNSVSPILAEYILRSIREKLK
- a CDS encoding ImmA/IrrE family metallo-endopeptidase is translated as MNVACRSLRVRVGEAQAAAWLFLCEMGIKAPPVPVKKLIKMLGRLFYFYSSQDPEFADEEGFSYLKGRTYYIYINAELPAGRDNFTYAHEIGHIVLGHHKEFHIDNLTEHENWLLNREANVFAANLLMPEEWVRSQIQKDYLALPEIGQLKELFRVSWEAMINRLDELCIQSKVLTYQMFAKRRPAEDLHVEESENDVNGRDPKVKISDIFRFLVCPRCGNNSFSRDALFCRNCGMYLYNDCTSLDCGRHNVPGARYCEYCGAETALLRSGFFEAYESARREIASGRREAAAGSDLPEPDMIKSKAAREGGFDAY
- a CDS encoding M48 family peptidase, whose translation is MKFKSKIKLGQTGPQNHFSKGGNGAGRRARPVSMKNIERAKEALNRLLKMFESGDLPAAVARTLIRPAKVERPSDKWSLGNRLLVRAAGTEDARGFRQWQEVGRRVKKGAKAFYIFAPVTKKKVVKVIDEETGEECEEERTVIIGFRDVPVFRYEDTEGDPLPEPDYRPPKPPPLQDAAKAFGVEEVRYTPANGDGSYGFYTWRGKKRIELHTHDVKTWFHELGHAVHHSFRELQGSQVPEQEIVAEVFAATMCEFFGVQGYHYHAWEYVKAYSSQDPQQALRAVFRVLSDVEECLRRVWEAQDRQERGAAA